From a single Tachypleus tridentatus isolate NWPU-2018 chromosome 6, ASM421037v1, whole genome shotgun sequence genomic region:
- the LOC143252632 gene encoding sepiapterin reductase-like isoform X3: MYFKVLAQEDPSLNVICYGPGPLETDMMKDILEHAFPEVRAFIQKLSNEGKVLKCETTVARLFTVLEEGKFKSGNYVDVFEKL, encoded by the exons ATGTATTTCAAAGTTCTAGCCCAGGAAGACCCAAGTTTGAATGTTATTTGTTATGGGCCAGGACCATTGGAAACAGATATGATGAAGGATATACTTGAACATGCTTTCCCAGAAGTCAGAGCTTTCATTCAAA AACTTTCCAATGaaggaaaagttttaaaatgcgAAACTACAGTGGCTCGGCTGTTCACTGTTCTGGAGGAAGGCAAGTTTAAGTCTGGAAACTATGTAGATGTGTTTGAGAAGTTGTAA